The Manduca sexta isolate Smith_Timp_Sample1 chromosome 17, JHU_Msex_v1.0, whole genome shotgun sequence genome includes a window with the following:
- the LOC115442565 gene encoding LOW QUALITY PROTEIN: leucine-rich repeat flightless-interacting protein 2 (The sequence of the model RefSeq protein was modified relative to this genomic sequence to represent the inferred CDS: inserted 1 base in 1 codon), producing MGQRSEVATPDNSDEESGDAFTDGDFGDSDEEVVEHNDSKSHIPVNETVNEDGKTVNGNNDLDDPGPDKPKMNGRRISENQTDDDKEIAEVRRDSHSEQIPSIVGILGNQQNHAEQRLAARRAARAEAREIRMRELERQQREQEDHADKAYDMYAETVGRRAGGRLAALSPGGVHSPRRSSEDSVDDGFSVKDLRHELKEVEEKFRKAMILNAQLDNDKAALGYQLELLKDRIEELHEEYAQLQREHREKCSVHERLKREHVSLEREVEAARGAVRARDAAAHAAGFAFVDAXRADGAAPADDAAPPLALVSHRAEQLLNDAGEGTLDVRLQKLVSSKQALESEVRKLKLTLNEERAARHNGVSNHHDHEYESELEALRKSVSEAKARAARAEAEAALQGAATARLEAQLQRLRARQDHQDEHEELLKQERRRLQREAREALNRVEELETENSHLTKRLDKLKNAKSALLKDL from the exons ATGGGGCAACGTTCTGAAGTGGCCACGCCTGACAACAGTGATGAAGAGAGCGGAGACGCGTTCACCGACGGTGATTTCGGTGATTCCGACGAAGAAGTCGTCGAGCATAATGATTCTAAATCCCACATACCCGTCAATGAGACTGTTAACGAAGACGGGAAGACCGTAAATGGTAATAATGATTTAGATGATCCTGGGCCGGACAAACCTAAAATGAATGGTCGTAGGATTAGCGAGAACCAAACTGATGATGACAAGGAAATAGCGGAAGTGAGACGGGATTCGCACAGCGAACAGATTCCTTCTATAGTTGGGATACTTGGAAACCAGCAAAACCAT GCGGAACAGCGCTTGGCGGCGCGTCGAGCAGCGCGGGCGGAGGCGCGTGAGATACGCATGCGCGAGCTGGAGAGGCAGCAGCGCGAGCAGGAAGACCATGCAGACAAGGCCTATGATATGTATGCAG AGACGGTGGGTCGTCGCGCGGGCGGGCGGCTCGCGGCGCTCAGCCCCGGCGGCGTGCACTCGCCGCGCCGCAGCTCCGAGGACTCGGTGGATGACGGGTTCAGCGTCAAGGACCTGAGG CACGAGCTCAAAGAGGTGGAGGAGAAGTTCCGCAAAGCGATGATCCTGAACGCACAGCTGGATAACGACAAGGCGGCACTCGGCTATCAGCTGGAGTTGCTCAAGGACAGGATAGAGGAGCTCCACGAGGAGTACGCACAACTGCAG CGCGAGCACCGCGAGAAGTGCTCGGTGCACGAGCGGCTGAAGCGCGAGCACGTGTCGCTGGAGCGCGAGGTggaggcggcgcgcggcgcggtgcgggcGCGCGACGCGGCGGCGCACGCGGCGGGCTTCGCGTTCGTGGACG GCAGGGCGGacggcgccgcgcccgccgacgacgccgcgccgccgctcgcGCTCGTGTCGCACCGCGCCGAGCAGCTGCTCAACGACGCCGGCGAGGGCACGCTCG ACGTGCGATTGCAAAAGCTGGTGAGCTCGAAGCAGGCGCTGGAGTCGGAGGTGCGCAAGCTGAAGCTGACGCTGAACGAGGAGCGCGCCGCGCGGCACAACGGCGTCTCCAACCACCACGACCACGAGTACGAGAGCGAGC TGGAGGCGCTGCGCAAGTCGGTGTCGGAGGCGAAGGCCCGCGCGGCGCGCGCCGAGGCGGAGGCCGCGCTGCAGGGCGCCGCCACCGCGCGCCTCGAGGCGCAGCTGCAGCGCCTGCGCGCGCGCCAGGACCACCAGGACGAGCACGAGGAGCTGCTCAAGCAGGAGCGCCGCCGGCTGCAGCGAGAG